A single genomic interval of Musa acuminata AAA Group cultivar baxijiao chromosome BXJ3-4, Cavendish_Baxijiao_AAA, whole genome shotgun sequence harbors:
- the LOC135635482 gene encoding putative GEM-like protein 8, protein MNKLGEKAGGFREHVILGPKISETMKGKLSMGARIVQAGGVERVFRQAFSIVPGEKLLKAFQCYLSTTAGPIPGMLFISTDKIAFRSDRSLKLTSPKGGLVRVPYKVLIPLGRIKEAIQSENTTKPNQKYIQILTEDDFEFWFMGFVNCERSFRYLQQAISAVQ, encoded by the exons ATGAACAAGCTCGGAGAGAAGGCAGGAGGCTTCCGCGAACATG TGATTTTGGGTCCCAAGATCTCTGAAACCATGAAGGGGAAGCTGAGCATGGGAGCTCGGATTGTTCAAGCAGGTGGGGTCGAGAGGGTCTTCAGACAAGCCTTCTCCATCGTGCCAGGCGAAAAGTTGCTCAAAGCCTTCCAGTGCTATCTTTCAACCACAGCTGGTCCCATACCGGGCATGCTTTTCATTTCCACTGACAAGATCGCCTTCCGCAGCGATCGATCCCTCAAATTAACTTCTCCTAAAGGAGGCTTGGTTAGAGTGCCTTACAAG GTTTTGATTCCACTCGGTAGGATAAAGGAAGCCATCCAGAGTGAGAACACTACCAAGCCAAACCAGAAGTACATCCAGATACTCACAGAGGATGATTTCGAGTTCTGGTTTATGGGTTTTGTCAACTGTGAGAGATCCTTCAGGTACTTGCAGCAGGCAATCTCAGCAGTCCAATGA